In the Campylobacter sp. RM6914 genome, one interval contains:
- a CDS encoding tRNA dihydrouridine synthase: MIDFSKKPLFLAPLAGFSDLPLRSVVKKFGCDVTVSEMISANALVYESSDKTLEMLKKSPNENPYIVQIAGSDVANIKKAVQIINKFDDIDGIDLNCGCPVPKVVRQCAGSALLNDLELLKQIIKTIKETSNKKLTSVKIRLGFNEKNHVSIAKACEDAGADYIAIHGRTRAGGYSAQVDYDAIAQVKSSIKIPVIANGDINAQNADEILNTTNCDALMIGRASIGKPWIFNEIKSGKSVDINLKREIILAHFDAMIEHYGERGSNIFRKHLHQYSKGMSEATNFRNEINRIEDTGVMRALIESFFA, encoded by the coding sequence ATGATCGACTTTTCTAAAAAACCTCTATTTTTAGCTCCATTGGCAGGCTTTTCCGACCTGCCTTTGCGCAGCGTTGTTAAGAAATTTGGCTGTGATGTGACAGTAAGCGAGATGATAAGCGCAAATGCATTGGTCTATGAAAGCTCTGATAAAACATTAGAAATGCTTAAGAAATCTCCAAATGAAAATCCATATATCGTGCAAATAGCAGGTAGCGATGTAGCAAACATCAAAAAAGCCGTTCAAATAATCAATAAATTTGACGATATAGACGGCATAGACCTAAACTGCGGATGTCCTGTGCCAAAGGTTGTACGCCAATGTGCAGGATCGGCGCTTTTAAACGATCTTGAACTTTTAAAACAAATAATAAAAACAATAAAAGAAACCTCCAATAAAAAACTAACAAGCGTAAAAATAAGGCTTGGTTTTAACGAAAAAAACCATGTTAGCATCGCAAAAGCATGTGAAGATGCTGGAGCTGACTACATTGCGATCCATGGACGAACAAGAGCCGGTGGCTATAGCGCGCAAGTTGATTACGACGCTATTGCACAAGTAAAATCATCCATTAAAATTCCCGTTATAGCAAATGGAGATATAAACGCACAAAATGCTGATGAAATTTTAAATACCACAAACTGCGACGCCCTCATGATAGGAAGAGCAAGTATCGGCAAGCCATGGATATTTAATGAGATAAAAAGTGGCAAAAGTGTAGATATAAATTTAAAAAGAGAGATCATCTTGGCTCATTTTGACGCAATGATAGAGCATTACGGCGAACGTGGAAGTAATATATTTCGCAAACATCTACACCAATACAGCAAAGGCATGAGCGAGGCTACAAATTTTCGCAACGAGATAAACCGTATCGAAGATACTGGCGTCATGCGAGCATTGATAGAGAGTTTTTTTGCTTAG
- a CDS encoding LapA family protein, with product MKTRRFFIYSVIYVCLVGAFIYTLDNSEHTFNLLDYSLTLPLAIWFMLPVALFSLLAVLHILYHSFSMYRYKRNIKKDGALYKEMTKEILLGLESNKEFKTDIYKIPAQILRILSPWNQNKDTSIEDAEINSVIQNVKSVQNGDVVDIKKFKLPKENPLNLKNEVNKVEKLSNYYAEILKNSSNADESLLKAVREKMIKTTSYQEIKRANFSLSADEIMLIVSRFVNDEIALEKDEIVELLNNVKITKEQYVKSAILLKDKLKPDAFIAVFEQLKTDHADAEEAYIYALYELQMIDKVRDAIEGSDNDEFKEIKTLLFLRDNGKIVSTSLFYK from the coding sequence ATGAAAACTAGACGATTTTTTATCTACTCTGTCATTTACGTTTGTTTGGTCGGCGCATTTATATACACGCTAGATAACTCTGAACATACATTTAACCTTTTAGATTACTCTTTAACCCTTCCTCTTGCTATATGGTTTATGCTTCCAGTTGCGCTTTTTTCGCTGCTTGCAGTGCTTCATATACTTTATCACAGTTTTAGTATGTATAGATATAAAAGAAACATCAAAAAAGACGGTGCATTATATAAAGAGATGACAAAAGAAATTTTACTTGGTCTTGAGTCAAACAAAGAATTTAAAACAGATATTTATAAAATTCCAGCTCAAATACTTCGCATACTGTCTCCTTGGAATCAAAACAAAGACACTAGTATCGAAGATGCTGAAATCAATAGCGTAATACAAAATGTAAAAAGTGTTCAAAACGGCGACGTTGTTGATATCAAAAAATTTAAACTTCCAAAAGAAAATCCTCTAAATTTAAAGAACGAAGTAAATAAAGTAGAAAAACTAAGCAACTACTACGCTGAAATTTTAAAAAATTCTTCAAATGCAGACGAGTCTTTACTTAAAGCGGTGCGCGAGAAAATGATAAAAACAACAAGCTATCAAGAGATAAAAAGAGCAAATTTTAGCCTTAGCGCTGACGAGATAATGCTTATCGTAAGTAGGTTTGTTAATGATGAGATAGCCTTAGAAAAAGACGAGATAGTTGAGCTACTTAATAATGTCAAAATAACAAAAGAACAATACGTAAAATCAGCTATTTTACTAAAAGACAAACTAAAACCGGATGCATTTATTGCGGTATTTGAACAGTTAAAAACTGATCATGCAGATGCAGAGGAAGCTTACATATATGCCCTATATGAGCTTCAAATGATAGACAAAGTAAGAGATGCAATAGAAGGTAGCGATAACGACGAGTTTAAAGAGATAAAAACTCTATTATTTTTACGAGATAACGGCAAGATAGTATCCACCTCTTTGTTTTATAAATGA
- the dksA gene encoding RNA polymerase-binding protein DksA produces the protein MTQKDLEFFKKLLEDRKIQIKKNIDDAASEVNGLRDSGVSDEFDIASINTDQLIEQSISAQQRAELDEIALSLSKIFNNTYGICEMCEEEIGMARLKVKPHARYCITCREIVEKTAKK, from the coding sequence ATGACACAAAAAGATTTAGAATTTTTTAAGAAACTTCTTGAAGATAGAAAAATTCAAATAAAAAAGAACATTGACGATGCTGCAAGTGAGGTAAACGGCTTAAGAGATAGTGGCGTAAGTGACGAATTTGACATAGCTTCCATCAATACCGATCAATTAATCGAACAATCAATCTCAGCTCAACAAAGAGCCGAACTTGACGAGATAGCACTCTCTTTGAGTAAAATTTTTAACAATACCTACGGAATTTGCGAAATGTGTGAAGAGGAGATAGGCATGGCTAGGCTTAAAGTAAAACCACATGCAAGATACTGCATAACATGTCGTGAAATAGTGGAAAAAACAGCCAAAAAATAA
- a CDS encoding 23S rRNA (pseudouridine(1915)-N(3))-methyltransferase RlmH — protein MEISVFSIQKTKADNFEKEIKEYIKMSAKFANIKDKILFNDKIAKAQSIGANDALKAYDEVYEPNLKGYCIMLDERGSSLNSKDFAKIFENNNQINFFIGGAYGLSENLKNKADKIISLSPMTLAHKIAKLMLFEQIFRGLCINANHPYHK, from the coding sequence TTGGAAATTTCTGTTTTTAGTATACAAAAAACAAAAGCCGATAACTTTGAAAAAGAGATCAAAGAGTATATAAAAATGTCGGCTAAATTTGCAAATATTAAAGACAAAATACTTTTTAATGATAAAATCGCAAAGGCTCAAAGCATAGGAGCAAATGATGCTTTAAAGGCTTATGACGAAGTTTATGAGCCAAATTTAAAAGGCTACTGCATCATGCTTGATGAGCGCGGAAGCAGTTTAAACAGCAAAGATTTTGCAAAAATTTTTGAAAACAACAATCAAATCAACTTCTTCATCGGTGGCGCTTACGGCCTTAGTGAAAATTTAAAAAATAAAGCAGACAAGATCATTAGTCTAAGCCCGATGACATTGGCGCACAAGATAGCCAAGCTCATGCTATTTGAGCAAATTTTTAGAGGACTTTGTATAAATGCAAACCATCCCTATCATAAATAA
- the accD gene encoding acetyl-CoA carboxylase, carboxyltransferase subunit beta — MNFTDIFSKIRKTQPRPEEAPTHWVKCDRCHSLMYYKEVEACFNVCPKCAHHMRLKPEERIKLICDEGTFVEFDANLKPVDPLNFVDKKSYKKRISESSEKTGRNSSVICGEAKCEGVGIQLVVFDFGFMGGSLASVEGEKIVRAIKRAITKKEALVIISASGGARMQESTFSLMQMSKTSAALKLLDEAKIPYISVLTDPTMGGVSASFAWLGDIIIAEPGALIGFAGQRVIKQTIGADLPDGFQRAEFLLEHGLIDAIVPRNEHKKFISDIIKFLTNNAPLKHKKPTLDELENQEFLNSNDKPFELKLKNKG; from the coding sequence ATGAATTTTACCGATATTTTTTCCAAAATACGAAAAACGCAGCCACGCCCGGAAGAGGCGCCAACTCACTGGGTAAAGTGCGACCGCTGTCACTCGTTAATGTATTATAAAGAGGTTGAGGCGTGTTTTAACGTATGCCCAAAGTGCGCTCACCACATGAGATTAAAACCGGAAGAACGTATAAAACTTATATGCGATGAAGGCACATTTGTTGAATTTGATGCAAATTTAAAGCCTGTTGACCCGCTAAATTTTGTTGATAAAAAATCTTACAAAAAGCGTATTAGCGAAAGTAGTGAAAAAACGGGACGAAACAGCTCAGTAATTTGCGGAGAAGCGAAATGCGAAGGTGTTGGTATCCAACTTGTGGTATTTGACTTTGGCTTTATGGGTGGGTCTCTTGCCTCGGTAGAGGGAGAAAAGATCGTTCGTGCTATCAAGCGCGCTATCACAAAGAAAGAAGCATTAGTTATCATAAGCGCTTCAGGCGGAGCAAGAATGCAAGAAAGCACATTTTCTTTAATGCAAATGTCAAAAACATCTGCAGCTCTTAAGCTTCTTGATGAGGCTAAAATTCCTTACATTTCTGTCCTAACAGACCCTACCATGGGTGGTGTAAGCGCTAGTTTTGCATGGCTTGGAGATATTATCATAGCAGAGCCCGGTGCACTTATAGGATTTGCAGGACAGCGTGTTATAAAACAAACTATCGGAGCTGATCTGCCGGACGGTTTTCAAAGGGCTGAATTTTTACTAGAACACGGACTTATCGATGCTATCGTTCCTAGAAACGAACATAAGAAATTTATAAGCGATATAATAAAATTTTTAACAAACAACGCACCGCTTAAGCACAAAAAACCAACCCTTGATGAGTTGGAAAATCAAGAATTTTTAAATTCTAACGATAAGCCGTTTGAATTAAAGTTAAAAAACAAAGGCTAA
- the bamA gene encoding outer membrane protein assembly factor BamA has product MKKSLFLVLLALSGLNAEKIQSINFKGLIHLSPEVAKDIMGLKVGDELTGDATDRAIINLYKQGYMQDIWIDTDNKGNITVNIKEKPSIARLDIKGVVTNDKTAIESLISIKPGNMYDDLIIEKTKERIRQYYESKGYFDTVVDVQKEAVAGNESSLFITMNVNRGENMIINKVNLIGVQKFDYSDMEPLVANKSREFMGWMWGRNDGKVKLQELPNDPARIQDRYFQKGYLDATVSSPYLNSSFDNYTADLTYYIHEGKPYDVAKVGINAPSELELDTDEILKDFKLEPGDRMNSARLRQDMKKLDDLVADKGYAFVKVYPKTQKYENNQTVDIEYEVDSGEQVYIRNVQIAGNDRTVDRVVRRELYLTEGNLYSRTDLQDSKDALKRTSYFDDVDIKEERVDKNTVDLTVEVKEASTGTISGGIGYGSSDGLLLNASLSDTNIFGSGMQGTISIDKSDDELSGQISLTNPRVFDSEYSWGGSIYANDYDWDSYDEKSYGFSTTVGRKLTRNLNASLTYVIEQSDIQGLKDVLKEVGYKEGRNIKSSIIPAISYNSTDDYYLPRRGIIAGTSLEAAGLGGDEEFFKNRTNFNYYLGLREYIDYDLIIRYKSNFGKIWDNGYVPINEKLYLGGIRNLRGYESRSVSPKVLAKDGQWYETGGQIAFNNSVELSIPLIERVKMRGVLFYDYGMIGEKNLNEIKRSSVGAGIEWVTPIGPLQLIFARALDKKHNDETNTFEFTIGRRF; this is encoded by the coding sequence ATGAAAAAAAGCTTATTTTTAGTACTTTTGGCTCTAAGCGGCCTAAATGCGGAAAAAATTCAGTCTATAAATTTCAAAGGACTTATCCACCTTTCACCAGAAGTCGCAAAGGATATAATGGGTCTTAAAGTAGGAGACGAGCTTACCGGCGATGCGACAGACAGGGCGATAATAAACCTTTATAAACAAGGCTACATGCAAGACATCTGGATAGACACGGATAATAAAGGCAACATAACCGTAAACATAAAAGAAAAGCCAAGCATTGCAAGACTTGACATAAAAGGTGTAGTAACAAACGACAAAACAGCTATCGAGTCTTTAATAAGCATAAAGCCCGGCAATATGTATGACGACTTGATCATAGAAAAAACAAAAGAGAGAATTCGCCAATATTACGAATCAAAAGGCTATTTTGACACGGTTGTAGATGTGCAAAAAGAGGCTGTTGCAGGCAATGAAAGCTCACTGTTTATAACAATGAACGTAAACCGCGGCGAAAACATGATAATCAATAAAGTAAATTTAATAGGCGTACAAAAATTCGACTACAGTGACATGGAGCCGCTTGTAGCAAACAAAAGTCGTGAATTTATGGGTTGGATGTGGGGCAGGAATGACGGCAAAGTCAAGCTTCAAGAGCTTCCTAATGATCCTGCAAGAATTCAAGATAGATACTTTCAAAAAGGTTATCTTGACGCAACCGTATCTTCGCCTTATCTAAACTCATCTTTTGATAACTACACAGCCGATCTTACTTACTATATCCACGAAGGTAAACCTTATGACGTGGCAAAAGTCGGCATAAATGCACCAAGTGAGCTTGAGCTTGATACGGATGAAATTTTAAAAGACTTTAAACTCGAGCCTGGCGACCGCATGAATTCGGCTCGTCTTCGTCAAGACATGAAAAAGCTTGATGACTTAGTAGCCGATAAAGGTTATGCGTTTGTTAAGGTCTACCCAAAAACTCAAAAATACGAAAACAACCAAACGGTTGATATCGAATACGAAGTAGATTCCGGCGAACAAGTATACATAAGAAATGTTCAAATTGCAGGCAACGACCGCACTGTTGACCGCGTTGTTAGACGAGAACTATATCTAACCGAGGGAAATTTATATAGCAGAACCGATCTTCAAGACTCAAAAGATGCACTAAAAAGAACGAGCTACTTTGATGATGTTGATATCAAAGAAGAGCGAGTAGATAAAAACACAGTAGATCTAACAGTTGAAGTCAAAGAGGCGTCTACAGGAACCATTAGCGGTGGTATCGGCTATGGTAGCTCTGACGGTCTACTTTTAAACGCTTCACTTTCTGATACAAATATATTTGGCTCTGGCATGCAAGGAACCATCAGTATAGACAAAAGCGACGATGAACTTTCAGGACAAATCAGCCTTACAAACCCGCGTGTATTTGACTCAGAATACAGCTGGGGCGGAAGCATCTATGCAAACGATTACGACTGGGATAGTTATGATGAAAAATCATACGGCTTTAGTACCACAGTCGGTAGAAAACTTACAAGAAATTTAAATGCCTCTCTAACATATGTCATAGAACAAAGTGATATACAAGGACTAAAAGATGTCTTAAAAGAGGTAGGATATAAAGAGGGCAGAAACATAAAAAGCTCTATAATACCAGCTATCTCGTACAACAGCACAGACGACTACTATCTGCCTCGTCGCGGTATTATCGCAGGCACTTCTCTTGAAGCTGCCGGTCTTGGCGGAGATGAGGAATTCTTTAAAAATAGAACAAATTTCAACTATTATCTAGGTCTTAGAGAATATATCGATTATGACCTAATCATCAGATATAAGTCAAATTTTGGCAAGATATGGGATAATGGATATGTGCCTATCAACGAAAAATTATACCTTGGCGGCATTAGAAATTTACGTGGATATGAAAGTAGAAGCGTCTCTCCAAAAGTGCTAGCCAAAGATGGACAATGGTATGAAACAGGTGGTCAAATAGCCTTTAATAACTCTGTTGAGTTAAGTATTCCATTAATAGAGCGCGTTAAAATGCGTGGCGTATTGTTTTATGACTACGGTATGATCGGAGAGAAAAACCTAAACGAGATAAAACGTTCATCCGTCGGTGCTGGTATAGAGTGGGTTACACCTATTGGACCACTACAACTTATCTTTGCAAGAGCTCTTGATAAAAAACATAACGACGAAACAAACACATTTGAATTTACTATCGGAAGAAGATTTTAA
- a CDS encoding prephenate dehydrogenase, whose amino-acid sequence MKVGIVGLGLIGGSLGLALKDEKLISCVSGYDIKQEHQSKALELGLVHEILTLDEMKRKCDIIFLAIPVEAIIQTMQNLNDISDDTTIIDFGSTKQKIIQAVPKEIRKNFIPAHPMAGTEYSGPEAAFKSLYKDAVVVVCDFEESSEKHVKRSVELFSHLGMKIVFMSAKEHDHHVGIISHLPHAIAFSLASGVLKEEDTRHIMALGGPTFRGMIRVAKSSPIMWSDIFKQNKDNILEAIKIFKNELSECEKLVQNEQWNELYDWMSQARKIREIL is encoded by the coding sequence ATGAAAGTTGGGATAGTTGGACTAGGATTAATCGGCGGTTCATTGGGGCTTGCATTAAAGGATGAAAAGCTTATATCTTGTGTTAGCGGATATGACATAAAACAAGAGCATCAAAGCAAGGCGCTAGAGTTAGGACTTGTGCATGAAATTTTAACTCTTGATGAAATGAAAAGAAAATGCGACATCATCTTTCTTGCTATACCGGTTGAAGCGATAATCCAAACTATGCAAAATTTAAACGATATCAGCGATGATACTACGATTATTGATTTTGGTTCTACAAAACAAAAGATCATCCAAGCCGTTCCAAAAGAAATTCGTAAAAATTTTATACCGGCTCACCCGATGGCGGGAACTGAATATTCTGGGCCGGAAGCCGCGTTTAAAAGTCTTTATAAGGATGCAGTTGTTGTGGTTTGCGACTTTGAAGAAAGTAGTGAAAAGCATGTTAAGCGCTCGGTTGAGTTGTTTTCTCATCTTGGTATGAAGATCGTCTTCATGAGCGCAAAAGAGCACGATCATCATGTCGGTATAATCTCGCATCTGCCTCACGCTATCGCATTTTCTTTGGCAAGTGGCGTTTTAAAAGAAGAGGACACAAGGCATATTATGGCGCTTGGAGGCCCTACATTTCGTGGTATGATCCGTGTTGCAAAAAGTTCTCCTATAATGTGGAGTGATATTTTTAAGCAAAATAAAGACAATATTTTAGAGGCGATTAAAATATTTAAAAACGAACTTAGCGAATGCGAAAAACTAGTTCAAAACGAGCAGTGGAACGAACTTTACGACTGGATGAGTCAGGCTAGAAAGATACGCGAAATTTTATGA
- a CDS encoding M23 family metallopeptidase — protein MRRQGFNGFFVVLILLIMVIGGGIFYLLGSNNFERNKPIIGIKDKVYWNLRSPMNIKFQDDSGVKFVRISMNDGQNDLTVLNQVIDNPTQQLDINLTFPKTGFFSAKETYEMTIEAVDTSRWNFFLGNKSEKKVQVILDTTKPELYVLSQSYSISKGGSAVVVFKATDNEMKEVFVQTSYGKQFKAIPFYQENYYMAVLAWPVNVENFSADVIARDFAGNESKARVRYFYQNVKYKTSTIALKDNFLDGKISDLTDQYAKDALNLSRLEKMKFINETLRNENNKKISEITSNVDANLISDFAVNTFYPLRNGKKVADFADHRYYTYNGQPVSESWHMGIDFASVAQAPIVSSNAGRVVFAGDNGIYGLNIIIDHGFGIYSLYAHCSSSNVKEGDNVAPGEQIGTTGISGLALGDHLHFGILVQGEEVRPQQWMDKKWIKDNVTDVLDAAKKMIDKK, from the coding sequence ATGAGAAGACAGGGTTTTAACGGGTTTTTTGTAGTTTTGATTTTATTGATCATGGTTATAGGCGGAGGTATTTTTTATCTTTTAGGTTCTAATAATTTTGAAAGAAACAAGCCTATTATCGGTATAAAAGATAAGGTTTATTGGAATTTAAGATCACCGATGAATATTAAATTTCAAGATGACAGCGGAGTCAAATTTGTTCGTATAAGCATGAATGACGGACAAAACGACCTAACTGTACTAAATCAAGTAATCGACAATCCAACGCAGCAGCTTGACATAAATTTAACATTTCCTAAGACCGGTTTTTTTAGCGCAAAAGAGACCTATGAGATGACGATAGAAGCTGTTGATACAAGCAGGTGGAATTTCTTTTTAGGTAATAAATCAGAAAAAAAAGTTCAAGTTATACTCGATACTACAAAACCCGAGCTTTACGTGCTTTCTCAGTCGTATTCTATATCAAAAGGCGGTAGTGCGGTTGTTGTATTTAAAGCAACTGATAACGAAATGAAAGAGGTTTTTGTTCAAACTAGCTATGGCAAGCAGTTTAAAGCAATACCTTTTTATCAAGAAAATTATTACATGGCTGTGCTTGCATGGCCGGTTAATGTCGAGAATTTTAGTGCGGATGTGATAGCGAGGGATTTTGCGGGCAACGAAAGCAAGGCTCGCGTTAGATATTTTTATCAAAATGTAAAATACAAAACATCTACAATCGCGTTAAAAGATAATTTCTTGGATGGTAAAATTTCAGATCTTACCGATCAATACGCAAAAGATGCGTTAAATTTATCACGTCTTGAGAAGATGAAATTTATAAACGAAACTTTGCGAAATGAAAATAATAAAAAAATCTCCGAGATAACATCTAATGTTGATGCAAATTTAATTAGCGACTTTGCGGTTAATACTTTTTATCCGTTAAGAAACGGTAAAAAAGTGGCTGACTTTGCGGATCATAGGTATTATACATACAACGGACAACCTGTTAGTGAGTCTTGGCACATGGGAATAGATTTTGCTAGCGTAGCACAAGCTCCTATCGTTTCAAGTAACGCAGGCCGGGTGGTTTTTGCGGGAGATAATGGAATTTATGGTTTAAATATCATAATAGATCACGGTTTTGGTATCTACTCTTTATATGCACACTGTTCAAGCTCTAATGTAAAAGAGGGAGATAATGTTGCTCCAGGAGAGCAGATCGGAACAACCGGGATAAGCGGACTTGCGCTTGGAGATCATTTGCACTTTGGAATTTTAGTGCAAGGCGAAGAAGTAAGGCCGCAACAATGGATGGATAAAAAGTGGATAAAGGATAATGTTACCGATGTTCTTGATGCTGCTAAAAAAATGATAGACAAGAAATAA
- the lpxC gene encoding UDP-3-O-acyl-N-acetylglucosamine deacetylase, whose protein sequence is MKQTTIARRVETVGIGLHKGEPIHLALEPLDANMGIIFHRTDLGISFKAEPSNVVNTQMATVVGNEKGFVSTIEHLLSAINGYGIDNIRILLDANEIPVMDGSAISFCMLLDEAGVVQLNEGKKVILVRREVEVAEGSKFVRTLPSSNPKFDYTIKFNHPVIGEQRYVFEFSKTNFIKEIARARTFGFLKDLQMLQAQNLALGASLDNAVAIDDNRILNPEGLRFENEFVRHKILDAIGDLSLLGAPLLGDYVAFAGSHDLNHKLTLAILADEKNYEMVTLSGELLKDYQRVFA, encoded by the coding sequence TTGAAACAAACTACTATTGCAAGAAGGGTCGAGACCGTAGGTATCGGGCTTCACAAGGGTGAGCCGATACATTTAGCGCTTGAGCCTCTTGATGCAAATATGGGTATAATTTTTCATAGAACCGACCTGGGTATAAGTTTTAAAGCCGAGCCGTCAAATGTAGTAAACACTCAAATGGCAACGGTTGTCGGAAATGAAAAAGGTTTTGTAAGCACGATAGAACATTTGTTAAGCGCGATAAACGGATACGGCATAGATAATATTAGAATTTTGCTTGATGCAAATGAAATTCCAGTCATGGACGGTAGCGCGATAAGTTTTTGCATGCTACTTGACGAAGCTGGCGTAGTTCAACTTAACGAGGGCAAAAAGGTTATCTTGGTGCGTCGTGAAGTAGAGGTTGCTGAGGGGTCTAAATTTGTTAGAACACTGCCTTCTTCAAACCCAAAATTTGACTACACTATTAAATTTAACCACCCGGTTATCGGCGAACAAAGATATGTTTTTGAATTTAGTAAGACAAATTTCATCAAAGAGATAGCAAGGGCAAGAACGTTTGGATTTTTAAAAGATCTTCAAATGCTTCAGGCTCAAAATTTAGCTCTTGGTGCTTCGCTTGATAATGCAGTAGCCATAGACGATAATAGAATTTTAAATCCTGAAGGGCTAAGGTTTGAAAACGAATTTGTAAGGCATAAAATTTTAGATGCCATCGGCGATCTTAGCTTACTTGGTGCACCTTTGCTTGGCGACTACGTCGCATTTGCAGGTAGCCATGACTTAAACCACAAGCTAACATTAGCGATCTTAGCTGATGAGAAAAACTACGAAATGGTAACGCTAAGCGGCGAACTGCTAAAAGATTACCAAAGGGTTTTTGCATAA
- a CDS encoding glycoprotease: protein MVGLYENDVKFKEISTQDHVSEALIEILEELDKEYNIQKIIYANTPGSFMGLKVAYVILKTFCEVRGCEFYAVSGFDLNENNPIRANKKLSFVKYDNKIVLEEKEPVKFKLPQILDKLKLNSDTLPDYIIQAV from the coding sequence ATGGTGGGACTATATGAAAACGACGTAAAATTTAAAGAAATTTCCACCCAAGATCATGTCAGCGAAGCTCTGATAGAGATTTTAGAAGAGCTAGATAAAGAGTATAATATACAAAAAATAATCTATGCAAATACACCTGGAAGCTTTATGGGTTTAAAGGTGGCTTATGTGATTTTAAAGACCTTTTGCGAGGTTAGAGGCTGTGAGTTTTATGCGGTAAGCGGATTTGATCTAAATGAAAACAACCCAATAAGAGCAAACAAAAAATTAAGCTTTGTAAAGTATGATAATAAAATTGTGCTTGAAGAAAAAGAGCCCGTAAAATTTAAACTTCCTCAAATTTTAGATAAATTAAAACTAAATTCAGATACACTACCTGATTATATTATACAAGCAGTTTAG
- the thrB gene encoding homoserine kinase, whose translation MNIIVPATSANLGPGFDALGLSVSLYNEVSIQSAKFSSVSINGEGSENVNLKRNNLFISIFNEIFTELTGENENFRVVFDNKIPFSRGLGSSSAVIVGAIASAYVMAGFKADRQVVLNRALTYENHPDNITPATLGGFISAVVDSGRVYANKFEVDDSLKAVVVIPNVAMNTNQSRSVLPKNYTIKECVNNLSHAAFLTSCFCSKRYDLLKIACKDMMHEERRMSALDELFEVRKLAYENGALMSSLSGSGSSFLNIVYANDAQNFRNKLAGKFNKFRVEIFSFDNDGFQIIQS comes from the coding sequence TTGAATATCATAGTTCCTGCAACTAGTGCAAATTTAGGACCCGGTTTTGACGCACTAGGGCTTAGCGTCAGTCTTTATAACGAAGTTAGCATACAATCTGCAAAATTTAGCTCCGTTTCCATTAACGGCGAAGGTAGTGAGAATGTAAATTTAAAAAGAAATAATCTTTTTATCAGCATATTTAATGAAATTTTTACCGAACTTACCGGAGAAAATGAAAATTTTAGAGTAGTTTTTGATAATAAAATCCCATTTTCCAGAGGACTAGGAAGTAGTTCTGCAGTTATTGTCGGGGCCATAGCGAGTGCGTATGTGATGGCTGGATTTAAGGCAGATAGGCAAGTTGTTTTAAACAGAGCTTTAACTTATGAAAATCACCCTGACAATATCACTCCTGCAACTCTTGGCGGGTTTATAAGTGCGGTTGTTGACAGTGGCAGAGTTTATGCCAATAAATTTGAAGTAGACGATAGTCTAAAAGCCGTGGTTGTTATACCAAATGTTGCCATGAATACTAATCAATCAAGAAGCGTTTTACCTAAAAACTACACGATAAAAGAGTGTGTAAATAACCTATCTCATGCTGCGTTTTTAACATCTTGTTTTTGCTCTAAGAGATATGATCTTTTAAAGATAGCGTGTAAAGATATGATGCATGAAGAAAGGCGTATGAGCGCACTTGATGAGTTGTTTGAAGTTAGAAAGCTAGCTTATGAAAACGGTGCGCTAATGAGCTCTTTATCAGGTTCTGGGTCTAGCTTTTTAAATATCGTTTATGCAAACGACGCTCAAAATTTTAGAAATAAATTAGCCGGTAAATTTAATAAATTTAGGGTTGAAATTTTTTCATTTGACAACGACGGTTTTCAAATAATACAAAGCTAA
- a CDS encoding YlxR family protein — MNKNSPIRTCVSCKSKMPQIILKRYRVISGVIQTGKGDGRSFYLCDKCLQKDEKILKKILDRYIKSVIGLEASNLKEKLLNEQC; from the coding sequence ATGAATAAGAACAGCCCTATAAGAACGTGTGTTTCATGCAAAAGCAAAATGCCTCAAATAATATTAAAAAGATATAGAGTTATAAGCGGTGTGATACAAACCGGAAAAGGCGACGGTCGCAGTTTTTATTTGTGCGACAAATGTTTACAAAAAGACGAAAAAATTTTAAAAAAAATACTTGACAGATATATAAAAAGCGTTATCGGCTTAGAAGCGTCAAATTTAAAGGAGAAACTCTTAAATGAGCAGTGTTAG